In the Acropora muricata isolate sample 2 chromosome 10, ASM3666990v1, whole genome shotgun sequence genome, one interval contains:
- the LOC136932016 gene encoding kelch-like protein 3 has translation MALTQHSCEMFETLNKMRESQLHTDVVLRVKGKEFHAHRVILAASSRYFDAMFSSGMKESLQTEVQLTELFLTERVFEILLHFIYTSFLPLTEANVVDILEAADHLQISGAIKKCSLYILNNLREEKFTIETKLKICRVAENHTLPELHEEIVHAVALQFGEICSDKAFMENVTSDELLLLLTRNDLSVPSETFLFQTVISWIKADKEERLQYTAQLLDKVRLPLVDIMVLLDELESEEFNSKSECFYLVHMCLLQQVCPSLSSPFVQDKGEPRVASKALISLSASTGAKFFNSETKSWEPFPEFKIPVLQEKPATLYTGNHLFLFDDNAVHQYQIDKNTWTSLPHMKNNHHLFQTCIFEDFLYVIGGSEVDHMVVSERFSFAKKTWQFISFHEEHNLFGTAVTVFKDNIYSIGGAWAEGSAGREVCRFDPAKNTWTKLEPTKHSHAQACAFVVNGKLYVAGGKTDPPSKRHRGLVPSKFVEMYDEENNSWYDVPQSHMPPNNYGAVEVQNRVYFILGCLAYNSGVAIDENEVYQIDLEDWKSISSHDQDAAFVYLPLNRVQLSNESSKEQEAKGHEMQREINSEG, from the exons ATGGCTTTAACTCAGCATTCGTGTGAAATGTTCGAAACTTtgaacaaaatgcgagaaagcCAATTGCACACTGATGTTGTTTTGCGAGTGAAAGGAAAGGAGTTTCACGCGCATAGGGTTATTCTAGCAGCGTCCAGTCGCTATTTCGATGCCATGTTCTCATCGGGGATGAAAGAAAGCTTGCAAACGGAGGTGCAATTAACGGAGCTTTTTCTGACGGAGAGAGTTTTTGAGATTCTTCTTCATTTCATCTATACGTCGTTTCTTCCACTAACAGAAGCTAACGTTGTGGATATTTTGGAAGCCGCGGATCATTTGCAGATTTCCGGCGCGATTAAGAAGTGTTCTCTTTACATCCTCAACAATCTGAGGGAAGAAAAGTTCACCATCGAGACAAAGTTGAAGATCTGCCGGGTTGCTGAAAATCACACCCTCCCAGAACTTCACGAGGAGATTGTTCACGCCGTTGCCTTACAGTTTGGCGAAATTTGCTCGGATAAAGCATTCATGGAGAACGTGACATCCGACGAATTACTTCTCCTTCTCACTCGCAACGATCTCAGCGTGCCTTCCGAAACGTTTCTTTTTCAAACGGTCATTTCGTggattaaagccgacaaagaaGAAAGGTTGCAGTACACAGCTCAACTTCTGGACAAAGTCCGTCTACCTCTTGTTGACATCATGGTGCTACTTGATGAACTCGAATCGGAAGAGTTTAATAGCAAATCCGAGTGCTTCTACTTAGTGCACATGTGTCTTTTACAGCAGGTTTGTCCCAGCCTTTCGTCACCTTTTGTCCAAGATAAAGGAGAACCTCGTGTGGCTTCAAAG GCTTTGATTTCACTTTCTGCATCAACTGGGGCCAAATTCTTCAACAGCGAGACCAAATCATGGGAACCTTTTCCAGAATTCAAGATACCAGTGCTGCAAGAGAAACCAGCTACGCTCTACACCGGAAATCACCTCTTCCTTTTTGACGACAATGCTGTCCATCAGTATCAAATAGACAAAAACACCTGGACCAGTCTTCCGCATATGAAGAACAACCACCACCTGTTTCAGACGTGCATATTTGAAGATTTTCTGTACGTGATTGGTGGATCAGAAGTGGATCATATGGTTGTATCCGAAAGATTTAGCTTCGCCAAGAAAACCTGGCAGTTTATTTCCTTCCATGAAGAGCACAATCTTTTTGGCACTGCCGTGACCGTCTTCAAAGATAACATCTATTCCATTGGTGGGGCATGGGCCGAAGGAAGCGCTGGAAGAGAAGTTTGCCGGTTTGATCCAGCAAAGAACACCTGGACAAAACTGGAACCTACTAAACATAGTCACGCCCAAGCTTGCGCCTTTGTAGTCAATGGGAAGTTGTACGTTGCTGGAGGAAAGACCGACCCTCCCAGTAAGCGACATAGAGGGCTTGTGCCGTCTAAATTTGTCGAGATGTatgacgaagagaacaacagttGGTATGATGTTCCACAGTCTCACATGCCTCCCAATAATTATGGCGCAGTCGAGGTGCAAAATCGTGTTTACTTCATACTCGGATGTCTTGCCTACAATAGTGGAGTCGCCATTGACGAGAATGAAGTCTACCAGATAGATTTGGAAGACTGGAAGTCAATAAGCTCGCACGATCAAGACGCAGCGTTCGTTTATTTGCCACTAAATAGAGTGCAGCTGTCAAACGAGTCCAGCAAAGAACAGGAAGCTAAAGGTCATGAAATGCAGAGGGAAATAAACTCAGAAGGGTGA